One stretch of Streptomyces sp. A2-16 DNA includes these proteins:
- a CDS encoding M23 family metallopeptidase gives MRAKRYGRCGAWLVLGFLLFLTAPAPGPEQALLAPAATDTSVPALGRAWPVGARPAVLRGWEPPATVYGRGHRGVDLAAPPGAPVRAVATGRVSFAGRVAGKGVVSVELTGTDLRTTYEPVTASVEKGDEVTAGEVVGVVEPTGSHCPSTCVHWGLLRGETYLDPLSLLPPWLLRRGPSRLLPVLGVPLP, from the coding sequence ATGCGAGCGAAGCGATACGGACGATGCGGTGCGTGGCTGGTGCTGGGGTTTCTGCTGTTTCTGACGGCGCCGGCGCCCGGTCCGGAGCAGGCCCTCCTCGCACCGGCGGCCACGGACACCTCGGTACCGGCTCTCGGCCGCGCCTGGCCGGTGGGCGCGCGTCCGGCGGTCCTGCGCGGCTGGGAGCCCCCGGCGACGGTGTACGGCCGCGGCCACCGGGGCGTGGACCTGGCGGCGCCTCCGGGAGCCCCGGTACGTGCGGTGGCGACCGGTCGGGTGTCCTTCGCGGGCCGCGTGGCGGGAAAGGGGGTGGTCTCGGTGGAACTGACGGGCACAGACCTTCGAACGACCTACGAACCGGTGACGGCGTCGGTGGAGAAGGGCGACGAGGTGACCGCGGGCGAGGTGGTGGGGGTGGTGGAGCCGACGGGCTCCCACTGCCCGAGCACCTGCGTGCACTGGGGCCTGCTGAGAGGCGAGACCTACCTGGATCCGCTGTCGCTGCTCCCCCCGTGGCTGTTGCGCAGGGGCCCGTCGAGACTGCTCCCGGTCCTGGGCGTCCCTCTTCCCTAG
- the rpsB gene encoding 30S ribosomal protein S2 — MAVVTMRELLESGVHFGHQTRRWNPKMKRFIFTERNGIYIIDLLQSLSYIDRAYEFVKETVAHGGTVMFVGTKKQAQEAIAEQATRVGMPYVNQRWLGGMLTNFSTVYKRLQRLKELEQIDFEDVAASGLTKKELLVLSREKAKLEKTLGGIREMQKVPSAVWIVDTKKEHIAVGEARKLNIPVVAILDTNCDPDEVDYKIPGNDDAIRSVTLLTRVIADAVAEGLISRSRVATGDKGEKAAGEPLAEWERDLLEGGEKKAEEAPAEAAPAAEAAEAPAAEAPAAEAPAAEAPAAEATEAAPAADAEQA; from the coding sequence ATGGCCGTCGTCACGATGCGGGAGCTGCTGGAAAGCGGCGTCCACTTCGGTCACCAGACCCGTCGTTGGAACCCGAAGATGAAGCGCTTCATCTTCACGGAGCGCAACGGCATCTACATCATCGACCTGCTCCAGTCGCTGTCGTACATCGACCGCGCCTACGAGTTCGTCAAGGAGACCGTCGCCCACGGCGGCACGGTCATGTTCGTCGGCACGAAGAAGCAGGCGCAGGAGGCCATCGCCGAGCAGGCCACCCGCGTCGGCATGCCCTACGTCAACCAGCGCTGGCTGGGCGGCATGCTCACCAACTTCTCGACCGTCTACAAGCGTCTGCAGCGCCTCAAGGAGCTCGAGCAGATCGACTTCGAGGACGTCGCCGCTTCGGGTCTGACGAAGAAGGAGCTCCTGGTCCTCTCGCGTGAGAAGGCCAAGCTCGAGAAGACCCTCGGTGGTATCCGCGAGATGCAGAAGGTGCCCAGCGCCGTCTGGATCGTGGACACCAAGAAGGAGCACATCGCGGTCGGCGAGGCCCGGAAGCTCAACATTCCGGTCGTCGCCATCCTCGACACCAACTGCGACCCCGACGAGGTCGACTACAAGATCCCGGGCAACGACGACGCGATCCGCTCCGTCACCCTGCTCACCCGTGTGATCGCCGACGCCGTCGCCGAGGGCCTCATCAGCCGCTCGCGCGTCGCCACCGGTGACAAGGGTGAGAAGGCCGCGGGCGAGCCGCTCGCCGAGTGGGAGCGCGACCTGCTCGAGGGTGGCGAGAAGAAGGCCGAGGAGGCTCCCGCCGAGGCTGCTCCGGCCGCGGAGGCTGCCGAGGCTCCCGCCGCTGAGGCCCCGGCTGCCGAGGCCCCCGCCGCCGAGGCTCCGGCCGCTGAGGCCACCGAGGCCGCTCCGGCCGCGGACGCCGAGCAGGCCTGA